Proteins encoded within one genomic window of Candidatus Ancaeobacter aquaticus:
- a CDS encoding nucleotidyltransferase family protein has protein sequence MVCSPELQLIIDLCALLSKNVFDSDLQEKCSHTYDWEHFLRCAASENVSGIIFYVLKKRGLLESIPQEVSEKLEHEFLGIKSKNLLLMDELKSVSRIFEEEKIPALIIKGAALLSLCYPDKGMRVMDDIDIVVGQEQFAYVQNLLREKGYRQNSIYRHLFYAPSGIVFDLHADAFDQERIRTRKYYCQWDMQTMLARAVSIDDMIYVKNISPPDQVVISCIHNEKHSYNSLQQFIDVVMLLERYKDGINCGTLHESIDMLGGRRPSRFTLEFLRDVLQYKSPLLGCSGINTVKLSGYEKKILSMVKERRRIPMLGIIMPIFSIDGCLKKLYYVGENVFPRPKVMKEIYGLSSGVYLIYFYPYRFFSLCVQGVKALCKCL, from the coding sequence ATGGTTTGCAGCCCTGAATTACAATTAATAATCGATTTATGTGCACTTCTGAGCAAGAATGTGTTTGATAGTGATTTGCAGGAAAAATGTTCACATACGTATGATTGGGAGCATTTTTTAAGGTGTGCAGCTAGTGAGAATGTAAGCGGCATTATTTTTTATGTCTTGAAGAAAAGAGGACTATTAGAGAGCATTCCCCAAGAAGTGAGTGAAAAACTCGAACATGAATTTCTTGGCATTAAGTCAAAAAATCTTCTTCTCATGGATGAACTAAAATCTGTTTCACGTATTTTTGAAGAAGAAAAAATACCCGCACTCATTATAAAAGGAGCAGCCCTCCTTAGCCTTTGCTATCCTGATAAAGGCATGAGAGTCATGGATGATATTGATATTGTTGTTGGCCAAGAACAATTTGCGTATGTTCAAAACCTTCTGCGCGAGAAAGGATATAGGCAAAATTCTATCTATAGACATTTGTTCTATGCTCCTTCCGGAATAGTCTTTGATCTGCATGCCGATGCGTTTGATCAGGAAAGAATTCGAACAAGAAAATATTATTGCCAATGGGATATGCAAACGATGTTGGCTAGAGCCGTCAGTATTGATGATATGATCTATGTGAAAAATATATCTCCTCCTGATCAGGTTGTTATCTCATGCATTCATAATGAAAAGCATTCCTATAATTCCCTGCAGCAGTTTATCGATGTTGTGATGCTTCTAGAAAGATATAAGGATGGAATAAACTGTGGAACGTTACATGAAAGTATTGATATGCTCGGCGGAAGACGACCGAGCCGTTTTACGCTTGAATTCCTGCGCGATGTTCTTCAGTACAAGAGCCCGCTTCTTGGTTGTAGCGGTATAAACACAGTGAAACTGTCAGGGTATGAGAAGAAAATACTGAGTATGGTAAAAGAAAGAAGGCGTATTCCTATGCTTGGTATTATTATGCCGATTTTTAGTATTGATGGATGTCTAAAGAAACTGTATTATGTAGGTGAAAACGTATTTCCTCGTCCAAAGGTAATGAAAGAAATATACGGGCTTAGTAGTGGCGTATACCTCATTTATTTCTATCCGTATCGGTTTTTTAGTTTATGTGTACAGGGAGTGAAGGCATTGTGTAAGTGCCTTTGA
- a CDS encoding acetate--CoA ligase family protein, giving the protein MLDTLFSPRSVAIVGASHEERKVGYAVMYNMVNYGYKGKVYPVNIKGGELMGHKVYTSFDEIGEPVDLAVFVIPPKHIINTVKTAKPDAFKSVIVISAGFKETGPEGVEKEDELKQLLKDRGVRTLGPNCLGLLDTSSKVNAAFGPGMPQEGNIAFFSQSGALGTAVLDWAIKEKIGLSKFISLGNKMDLSEIDMLEALADDPHTDVILGYVEGITDGKRFIEVAQRVSQKKPIIITKSGSTSAGARAISSHTGTLAGSDNAYKAAFDQAGVIRAQSIEELFDYALAFSYQEVPKGDNIVILTNAGGPGIIAADSVEKSKLNMAKITKDAAQKLTKVLPPTAALYNPIDIIGDARDDRYKNSMEVILEDPDIDSILTILTPQAMSNVKEIAECIAEVNKTATKPIFTSFIGGNLVDQGAGILNAHKVPNYAYPERAVKAIETMSEYRMMRQGKYALPEKYSVDKAVVRKIIDGNMKSGEPQISESDAREILIAYGIRVPETLIAHKIDDAVKTADKIGYPVVLKIFSPDVIHKSDVGGVKVNLKNADEVKEAYNSIISSVSRAIPDAHIEGVQVTKMVTGGKEIIIGVTKDPSFGSLIMFGMGGIYVEVLKDVSFRIAPLTSHDAEVMIREIKMFPLLKGVRGEKGVDLEAVKESLLRISQLVCDFPEILEMDINPFKAYEKGAESMIAIDSRITIALE; this is encoded by the coding sequence ATGTTAGACACGTTATTTTCTCCTCGTTCGGTAGCTATTGTTGGCGCTTCACATGAAGAGCGCAAGGTCGGGTACGCTGTGATGTATAATATGGTGAATTACGGCTATAAAGGTAAGGTATATCCTGTTAATATCAAGGGCGGTGAACTTATGGGGCATAAGGTTTACACGTCGTTTGATGAAATAGGTGAGCCGGTTGATCTGGCGGTTTTTGTCATACCTCCAAAACATATTATTAATACGGTTAAAACCGCAAAACCTGATGCTTTTAAGTCAGTTATTGTCATTAGTGCCGGTTTTAAAGAAACAGGCCCTGAAGGTGTAGAAAAGGAAGATGAATTAAAACAGCTCTTAAAAGATCGTGGAGTGAGAACACTCGGACCAAATTGTCTGGGGCTTCTTGATACGTCTTCAAAGGTTAATGCCGCGTTTGGTCCCGGAATGCCTCAAGAAGGGAACATTGCATTTTTCTCTCAATCAGGTGCTTTAGGTACTGCTGTTTTGGATTGGGCAATTAAGGAAAAGATCGGTTTGTCGAAATTTATCAGCCTGGGAAACAAAATGGACCTGAGCGAGATCGATATGCTTGAAGCGCTTGCTGATGACCCGCACACTGATGTGATCCTCGGCTATGTTGAGGGAATCACTGACGGAAAACGATTTATAGAAGTAGCGCAAAGAGTATCACAGAAAAAACCTATTATCATTACCAAGTCAGGATCAACATCTGCCGGTGCGCGTGCAATATCTTCTCATACCGGTACTCTTGCAGGTTCTGATAATGCGTATAAAGCAGCATTTGATCAGGCGGGTGTTATCCGCGCTCAGAGTATTGAAGAATTGTTTGATTATGCATTAGCGTTTTCATATCAGGAAGTGCCGAAAGGCGATAACATTGTTATTCTTACCAATGCCGGTGGTCCGGGAATTATTGCTGCTGATTCAGTTGAAAAATCTAAGCTCAATATGGCAAAAATTACAAAGGATGCGGCCCAAAAGCTTACCAAAGTGTTGCCGCCAACTGCAGCTTTGTACAATCCTATAGATATTATTGGCGATGCACGTGACGACCGCTATAAAAACTCGATGGAAGTTATTTTAGAGGATCCTGATATAGACAGTATTCTTACCATCCTTACTCCGCAGGCAATGAGTAACGTCAAAGAAATTGCTGAATGTATCGCTGAAGTGAATAAAACTGCCACCAAACCGATATTTACTTCTTTTATCGGCGGGAACCTTGTTGATCAGGGCGCAGGAATATTGAATGCACACAAAGTGCCGAATTATGCGTATCCCGAACGGGCTGTCAAAGCTATAGAAACTATGTCAGAATATCGCATGATGCGGCAGGGAAAGTATGCTTTGCCCGAGAAATATTCTGTTGATAAGGCTGTGGTAAGAAAAATCATTGATGGTAATATGAAAAGCGGTGAACCGCAAATATCAGAATCTGATGCCCGCGAGATATTGATCGCTTACGGTATTCGTGTACCGGAAACTCTTATTGCGCATAAGATTGATGATGCGGTAAAAACTGCCGACAAAATAGGGTATCCCGTTGTTTTGAAGATCTTTTCCCCTGACGTTATTCATAAATCAGATGTGGGCGGAGTGAAAGTTAACCTCAAAAATGCTGATGAAGTAAAGGAAGCCTATAATTCTATCATCTCAAGCGTATCACGCGCCATACCTGATGCACATATCGAGGGAGTGCAGGTAACAAAGATGGTTACCGGTGGGAAAGAAATTATTATTGGTGTTACCAAAGATCCGTCATTTGGGTCTCTTATTATGTTTGGTATGGGGGGTATCTATGTTGAGGTGTTAAAGGACGTATCATTTAGAATTGCCCCATTGACATCTCATGACGCTGAAGTAATGATCCGTGAAATTAAGATGTTTCCTCTACTCAAAGGTGTTCGCGGAGAAAAAGGCGTTGATCTTGAAGCGGTAAAAGAATCATTGCTCAGGATCAGTCAGCTAGTGTGCGATTTTCCGGAGATCCTCGAAATGGATATAAATCCCTTCAAGGCCTATGAAAAGGGAGCTGAGTCTATGATCGCTATAGATTCACGTATTACGATCGCGTTAGAATAA
- a CDS encoding phosphotransacetylase family protein, protein MKALFIGSTLDFSGKRLVALGVAQHFVNKGLKVGYFKPIGVTPVTHEGVLTEEDAVFFKKELSLKDDLADICPVVLTSEMMCEIYEGAQIDVYTKILNAYKKIARDKDIVIIGGTGSIYSCSFISASQVDLIKLLDAKAIIIDRYDYSEKTMVDALTWTKSILGDALLGVVMNMIPKTKEKLFRSHIVPFLQKKNIETVGFMHEDPILHSLSVKEIVASLDGKVVCCEDQLDNLVERVCVGAMTVTSALKYFKNIHNKAVITGGDRGELQLAALETSTRCLILTGDLQPHNNIVMTAMAKKVPIIVVPYDTLTTADKFTTVLGHVSLKGQDKIDRALSIVNECVQFDAIDAFVK, encoded by the coding sequence GTGAAAGCATTATTTATCGGTTCAACATTAGATTTTTCAGGAAAAAGGCTCGTTGCACTCGGTGTTGCACAACATTTTGTAAATAAAGGGTTAAAAGTAGGATATTTTAAACCAATAGGTGTCACGCCGGTTACTCATGAAGGGGTATTAACAGAAGAGGACGCGGTATTTTTTAAAAAGGAACTGTCCTTAAAGGATGATCTCGCAGATATATGTCCCGTGGTTTTGACATCTGAGATGATGTGCGAGATATATGAAGGTGCCCAGATCGATGTGTATACCAAGATATTAAATGCATATAAAAAGATCGCCAGAGACAAGGATATAGTGATAATTGGCGGTACGGGAAGCATCTACTCATGCAGCTTTATTAGTGCGTCTCAGGTGGATCTTATTAAACTACTTGACGCAAAAGCAATTATTATCGACAGATATGATTATAGTGAGAAGACCATGGTTGATGCATTGACCTGGACAAAGAGTATTCTCGGTGATGCGCTCCTCGGTGTTGTGATGAACATGATACCGAAGACAAAAGAAAAGCTGTTTCGGTCACATATCGTACCATTTTTACAAAAAAAGAATATTGAAACTGTTGGTTTCATGCATGAAGACCCTATTTTGCATTCTCTTTCTGTGAAAGAGATCGTTGCTTCTCTGGATGGAAAAGTAGTGTGCTGTGAAGATCAGCTTGATAACCTTGTTGAACGTGTTTGCGTTGGTGCGATGACGGTTACAAGCGCACTGAAGTATTTCAAGAACATACACAATAAGGCTGTCATTACCGGTGGAGATAGAGGGGAGCTTCAGCTTGCAGCTCTTGAAACATCAACGCGATGTTTGATATTAACCGGTGATCTGCAGCCGCACAATAATATTGTGATGACGGCAATGGCGAAAAAAGTACCGATTATTGTTGTCCCATATGATACTTTGACGACCGCAGATAAGTTTACGACGGTATTGGGACATGTGAGTTTGAAGGGGCAGGATAAGATTGATCGTGCATTATCAATTGTCAATGAATGTGTACAGTTTGATGCTATTGATGCATTTGTGAAGTAA
- the def gene encoding peptide deformylase produces MIHEIRRYGDPVLRAKAAPITEITDSIRVLAQDMIETMRNEPGVGLAAPQIGQSVRLIVFELTNLNIGSTAYINPEIIETQGSIRGDEGCLSVPGIYETVTRSQWIKLKTQTLEGEEIIAEYSDMSAVVLQHEIDHINGILFIDHLNSLKRTFLSKKLKKISSQPYM; encoded by the coding sequence ATGATTCACGAAATTAGAAGGTATGGTGATCCTGTTCTGAGGGCGAAAGCCGCGCCTATTACAGAGATAACAGATTCGATAAGAGTTCTTGCTCAGGACATGATAGAAACAATGAGGAATGAACCGGGAGTTGGCTTAGCTGCACCTCAAATCGGCCAGTCTGTTCGGCTTATTGTTTTTGAACTGACAAATCTTAACATTGGGTCAACTGCATATATAAATCCTGAGATAATAGAAACACAGGGATCAATACGAGGCGATGAAGGTTGTTTGAGTGTTCCGGGGATTTATGAAACGGTTACGCGTTCCCAATGGATAAAGCTAAAAACGCAGACACTTGAAGGAGAGGAAATCATAGCAGAGTATTCTGATATGTCAGCTGTCGTTCTCCAGCATGAGATAGATCATATCAACGGTATATTGTTCATAGATCATTTAAATTCTCTTAAACGTACATTCTTATCCAAAAAGCTTAAAAAAATAAGCTCTCAACCCTATATGTAA
- a CDS encoding DUF1189 family protein, with amino-acid sequence MTFLGAQIFKSIWLSITSFQFYKDILRQPFYKTLQYFCVVALLASLCIGLRYTITLKTELNKLAQWTLSHIPDFSIRDGALNYADPQPLYVEEGNSAIIIDPFDTKTTLDKKYGMGVLVNRQKVYIRLDALKENHFQFSEINLAILGATFAAAIIQPDIVESGVLNTAQIKDFVFNEPNVHKWKKTFAVISMIFFPLFYFLYFLIAKLIQAAFFSMVIIISNKALKEIGVTYEHMFNVCVYAVTPVALLMVIIAFVGIVVPYIEFIYLFLYVAFLLGALSQIIPKPKKSEPEENTDDWM; translated from the coding sequence ATGACATTTTTAGGGGCACAGATTTTTAAAAGTATATGGCTCAGCATAACCAGCTTTCAGTTTTATAAAGACATACTGAGACAGCCATTCTATAAAACCCTGCAGTATTTTTGTGTTGTTGCACTCTTAGCATCACTGTGCATCGGTCTGCGCTATACGATAACATTAAAAACAGAGCTCAATAAACTTGCGCAGTGGACACTGTCGCATATCCCTGATTTCTCTATACGAGATGGTGCGCTCAACTATGCTGATCCTCAGCCACTCTATGTCGAAGAGGGAAATTCCGCTATTATCATCGATCCTTTTGATACGAAAACTACGCTTGATAAGAAGTATGGTATGGGCGTTTTAGTAAACAGGCAAAAAGTATATATCAGGCTTGATGCACTGAAAGAAAATCATTTTCAGTTTAGTGAAATAAATCTTGCGATACTTGGCGCGACATTTGCAGCTGCAATAATTCAGCCTGATATTGTTGAAAGCGGAGTGCTCAATACCGCGCAAATAAAAGATTTTGTTTTTAATGAACCTAATGTCCATAAGTGGAAGAAAACCTTTGCTGTCATAAGCATGATATTCTTTCCGCTCTTTTATTTTCTTTATTTTTTAATTGCAAAGCTTATTCAAGCAGCTTTTTTTAGTATGGTTATCATTATTTCAAATAAGGCGCTCAAAGAAATAGGTGTTACGTATGAACATATGTTTAATGTGTGTGTCTATGCAGTGACGCCTGTTGCGCTCCTGATGGTGATAATTGCGTTTGTTGGTATTGTTGTTCCCTATATTGAATTTATTTATTTATTTTTATATGTAGCTTTTTTGTTAGGTGCACTGTCTCAGATTATTCCCAAACCAAAAAAAAGTGAGCCAGAAGAAAATACTGATGATTGGATGTGA
- the fmt gene encoding methionyl-tRNA formyltransferase: MNIVFFGTPDIAVSCLNDIALSAHTICGVVTVCDRPQGRHMHVTPSPVKMAAEQHEYPLYQFENINSPESIDTLKSLKPDLFIIVSFGKILCDALIQVPSMGALNIHMSYLPKFRGATPIQRALSEGFTRTGITVFYIEKKLDAGDIVLQEYVDIGRYDTYQSLYERFARMSGPFVLRALDMIERGQSKRVKQDDVDATYAHKFSKDEQLITWDKPARDIFNVVRALYPKPCAHTYFKIHGKYELIKIHKVTYDDIVNDDASAVPGQIIDVTKNNIAVKTGHGVISLKTLQVPGKKPMDVSTFLNGYKVACGEQFRKEI; the protein is encoded by the coding sequence ATGAACATTGTTTTCTTTGGTACACCGGACATTGCCGTTAGTTGTTTAAACGATATAGCGCTTAGCGCACATACTATTTGCGGTGTTGTTACCGTTTGTGATAGACCTCAGGGTAGACACATGCATGTTACGCCTTCACCGGTAAAAATGGCTGCCGAGCAGCATGAATATCCTCTCTATCAATTTGAAAATATTAATTCCCCGGAATCTATTGATACATTAAAAAGTCTTAAACCTGATCTGTTTATCATTGTCTCCTTTGGTAAAATACTCTGTGATGCATTGATTCAGGTCCCGTCTATGGGTGCACTCAATATTCATATGTCATATTTGCCAAAGTTTCGCGGGGCAACACCGATACAGCGGGCACTTTCTGAAGGATTCACCCGTACGGGAATCACCGTTTTTTATATAGAAAAAAAACTGGATGCCGGAGATATTGTTTTGCAGGAGTATGTTGATATCGGCAGGTATGATACGTACCAGTCGTTATATGAACGGTTCGCACGTATGAGCGGGCCCTTCGTTCTACGCGCACTTGATATGATTGAACGGGGCCAGAGTAAGAGAGTAAAACAAGATGATGTGGATGCTACCTACGCTCATAAATTCAGTAAAGATGAACAGTTAATAACATGGGATAAGCCCGCGCGCGATATTTTTAATGTGGTGCGGGCGCTTTACCCGAAACCATGTGCGCATACATATTTCAAGATACATGGTAAATATGAATTGATTAAAATACATAAAGTGACATATGATGATATCGTCAATGACGACGCCAGTGCTGTTCCTGGACAGATCATAGACGTTACTAAAAACAACATTGCTGTTAAGACTGGGCATGGTGTTATCAGCCTGAAAACGCTGCAAGTGCCGGGTAAAAAACCAATGGATGTTTCAACATTTTTAAATGGCTATAAGGTGGCATGTGGGGAACAATTTAGAAAAGAGATCTAG
- a CDS encoding DUF116 domain-containing protein, whose amino-acid sequence MGNNLEKRSSCIERYKHKLSLNSRGSYLQEAILSFNNWRSYRSAHKYTSDQIIVLCPHCLQKSDCPHKIIVNAANCKKCGKCSVKDLVEITDRYDIRIHFVAGGREAVRIIKNPETKAIIAVACGKELFLGFLKTSGKHVITVHNVWPHGPCKDTMVDYTEVEEAIQFLIKK is encoded by the coding sequence GTGGGGAACAATTTAGAAAAGAGATCTAGTTGTATCGAGCGCTATAAACATAAGCTCTCGTTAAACTCAAGAGGGTCATACCTGCAGGAAGCGATTCTTTCTTTCAATAACTGGCGTTCATACAGAAGCGCTCATAAATATACCAGTGACCAAATAATTGTATTATGCCCTCATTGTCTGCAGAAAAGTGATTGTCCTCACAAGATTATTGTAAACGCGGCAAATTGCAAAAAATGCGGAAAATGTTCGGTAAAGGACCTTGTTGAAATAACTGACCGATACGACATTCGGATTCATTTTGTTGCCGGTGGGCGGGAGGCGGTCCGTATTATCAAAAATCCCGAGACAAAAGCGATTATTGCCGTTGCATGCGGAAAAGAGCTTTTTTTAGGGTTTCTTAAGACATCAGGAAAACATGTTATTACGGTACACAATGTATGGCCGCACGGCCCATGCAAGGATACCATGGTCGATTATACGGAAGTTGAAGAAGCTATCCAGTTTTTAATAAAAAAATAA